A window of Chryseobacterium aquaeductus genomic DNA:
TTGGTTCTTTTACTCTCAAAACCCATACCGCAACACATACCATTGTAAATGCGAATAAAGTTCCGAAGCTCGTCATGTGTGCCAAATCGTTGATTGGCGTAAGTGACGCTACAACAGCGATGATAGCTCCCAAAATCATTAAGTTTTTTCTTGGTACTCCAGATGTAGGATTAACTTTTGAAAATGTTGCCGGAATCAATCCGTCTTTAGACATTCCAAGGAAAATTCTAGATTGTCCCATGATCATTACCATCAAAACTGAAATCAAACCAATTGTAGCTGCAATAGTGATAATATAGCCAGCCCAAGCTTGACCTGCAATGTCGAACGCATAGGCAACTGGTGCTTTTATAGCATCAGGATATTTACCCAATGGATTGAAATCGCTGTAATGCATCATTCCCGTCAGTACAAGAGACACCAAAATGTATAAAACTGTACAGATAATCAATGAGGTGATAATAGCAAAAGGAACGTCTTTCTTAGGGTTGATTGCCTCACCAGCCTGTGTAGACACCGCATCAAATCCTACGTATGCGAAGAAGATAGCAGACGCTCCGGCAACAATTCCCGCAACACCATACGCTTTGTGGGTAACTCCGTTTTCTGTAATTGTCGTAGCTTCAGGGATAAAAGGCGTCCAGTTAGCAGTATCTATGAAGAATAGTCCGGCAATGATAACAAATATAATTGCTGAAACTTTTAAAATTACAATAAAGTTATTAGCTTTTGCAGCGCCTTTTGTTCCTCTTAATAAAATCCAGATTACAAATAAAACGATTAGTAATGCAGGTAAATTTAAGAAAAGTTTAAAATCCATCAGTTCAGGAGCAGCATTGAAATTACTGATAGTATCCTGAAAACCTTGTAATTTATCTGCAGGTAATTTTCCTTCTGCAAGCTGTTTTGTAGCCTCTCCGAAAGCTTTGTGAGCTGTTCCGGGATCTGTAGTCATCCAATAAGGTAAATGCAGACCAAACATTTTGAGGAGTTTTGCAAAATATCCTGACCAGGAAACGGCGACCGTCATTGATCCCATGGCATATTCCAAAATCAAACCCCATCCGATGATCCATGCAAAGATTTCTCCTACGGTTCCGTAAGCATAAGCATAAGCAGACCCTTCTACCGGAAGTATGGATGCAAACTCAGCATAACACAATGCGGCAAATACACAGGCAATTCCTGCAATCACAAAAGACAGTGCCAAAGCTGGTCCTGCGTTGTAATATGCACCAGTACCCGTAAGTACAAAAATTCCTCCTCCTATAATAGCTCCGATTCCGATTGCAGTAAGGCTCCATTTTCCCAAAACACGTTTCAGTTCGCTTTTCTGTATATCGGCTTCGTAAGCGCTCATTGGCTTTTTAGCCCAAATTTTAGACATATTTTATTTGTTTATTAAAGATTTACGAAAATATAAAAATTTTAATGATATTAACATTTATTAATAAAATTTCGTGATTTAATTTACATTAAAAAATATAAAAATCTGATTTTCACTTGTTTTAAACATTTCAAAATGACCTATTTTTCACTTATTTTTGAACTTATGAATTTATATGATCTCTTTGTAAAACCCTATGAAACCTATACTTACCTGCAAATTTTTCTTGAAGCTAGCGGAGCTCTCTTCGGAATCTTAAGTGTATACTTTTCTATTAAAAAAAATATTTGGGTTTATCCTACCGGAATTGTTTCAACCATAATTTATGTATACATCCTTTTCAATTTCGGATTGTTGGGAGACTGCATGATAAATCTATATTACACAGCGATGAGTATTTACGGATGGGTTTTATGGTCAAAAAACTCAAAAGATCAAATTCATGTAGAAGTTTCTTGGGCAACAAAAAAAGAATGGATCTTTGCAAGTATTCTTTTTATAATAAGCACAGTTGCAGTAACTCTACTCTATTATTACAAACCTTTTATCGATAATCATTTTTCTTTTGATGGTGCCAACTTAGGTTTGCAACATCTTGATTG
This region includes:
- a CDS encoding APC family permease → MSKIWAKKPMSAYEADIQKSELKRVLGKWSLTAIGIGAIIGGGIFVLTGTGAYYNAGPALALSFVIAGIACVFAALCYAEFASILPVEGSAYAYAYGTVGEIFAWIIGWGLILEYAMGSMTVAVSWSGYFAKLLKMFGLHLPYWMTTDPGTAHKAFGEATKQLAEGKLPADKLQGFQDTISNFNAAPELMDFKLFLNLPALLIVLFVIWILLRGTKGAAKANNFIVILKVSAIIFVIIAGLFFIDTANWTPFIPEATTITENGVTHKAYGVAGIVAGASAIFFAYVGFDAVSTQAGEAINPKKDVPFAIITSLIICTVLYILVSLVLTGMMHYSDFNPLGKYPDAIKAPVAYAFDIAGQAWAGYIITIAATIGLISVLMVMIMGQSRIFLGMSKDGLIPATFSKVNPTSGVPRKNLMILGAIIAVVASLTPINDLAHMTSFGTLFAFTMVCVAVWVLRVKEPNLVRSFRVPALPVIACLGITINVYLIFNLSKEAQMYSLGWLAIGFIIYFLYSKRNSKLQNGGYGETFKAEQQPLEDVDINIDNKE